A region from the Pseudomonas sp. P8_229 genome encodes:
- a CDS encoding CTP synthase → MTRYIFVTGGVVSSLGKGIASASLAAILEARGLKVTMLKLDPYINVDPGTMSPFQHGEVFVTHDGAETDLDLGHYERFIRTTMTQNNNFTTGRVYEHVLRKERRGDYLGATIQVIPHITDEIKRRIIKGAGDADVAMVEIGGTVGDIESQPFLEAIRQLRFEVGAKRAMLMHLTLVPYIATAGETKTKPTQHSVKELRSIGLQPDVLVCRSDHPIDVSSRRKIAQFTNVEERAVIALEDADTIYKIPGILHSQGLDDFVVERFGLQCGSADLSEWEAVVDAKLNPEHEVTIAMVGKYMELLDAYKSLIEAMSHAGISNRTKVNLRYIDSEDIENQGTALLEGVDAILVPGGFGLRGVEGKITAVQYARENKVPYLGICLGMQVAVIEFARNVMGWKDANSTEFDRASGHPVVGLITEWEDATGAVEVRTETSDLGGTMRLGAQECLLEAGSKVHDCYGKDVIVERHRHRYEVNNNLLPQIIEAGLKISGRSADAALVEVVEAPDHPWFVACQFHPEFTSTPRDGHPLFSGFVKAALAQHQKKA, encoded by the coding sequence ATGACGCGCTACATATTCGTCACGGGCGGTGTTGTTTCTTCATTGGGGAAAGGCATTGCCTCGGCTTCATTGGCGGCCATCCTGGAGGCGCGGGGGCTTAAGGTCACCATGCTTAAGCTGGATCCGTACATCAACGTCGACCCGGGCACCATGAGCCCGTTCCAGCACGGTGAAGTGTTCGTCACCCACGACGGCGCCGAAACCGACCTGGACCTGGGCCACTACGAGCGGTTCATCCGCACGACCATGACCCAGAACAACAACTTCACCACCGGTCGTGTCTACGAGCACGTGCTGCGCAAAGAGCGTCGTGGTGACTACCTGGGTGCAACCATCCAGGTGATTCCGCACATCACTGACGAAATCAAGCGCCGCATCATCAAGGGTGCTGGCGATGCTGACGTGGCGATGGTTGAAATCGGTGGCACCGTGGGTGACATCGAGTCGCAACCGTTCCTCGAAGCCATCCGTCAACTGCGTTTCGAAGTCGGCGCCAAGCGCGCGATGCTGATGCACCTGACGCTGGTGCCCTACATCGCCACCGCTGGCGAGACCAAGACCAAGCCAACTCAGCACTCGGTAAAAGAGCTGCGTTCGATCGGCCTGCAGCCAGACGTGCTGGTGTGCCGTTCCGATCACCCGATCGACGTCTCGTCGCGTCGCAAGATCGCTCAGTTCACCAACGTTGAAGAGCGTGCGGTGATCGCGCTGGAAGACGCCGACACCATCTACAAGATCCCGGGCATCCTGCACTCGCAGGGTCTGGACGATTTCGTCGTCGAGCGTTTCGGTCTGCAATGCGGCAGCGCTGATCTGTCCGAGTGGGAAGCAGTGGTTGACGCCAAGCTGAACCCGGAACACGAAGTGACCATCGCCATGGTCGGCAAGTACATGGAACTGCTGGACGCCTACAAGTCGCTGATCGAAGCGATGAGTCATGCCGGTATCAGCAACCGCACCAAGGTCAACCTGCGTTACATCGATTCCGAAGACATCGAGAACCAGGGCACTGCGCTGCTCGAAGGTGTCGACGCGATCCTCGTACCGGGCGGCTTCGGTCTGCGTGGCGTTGAAGGCAAGATCACTGCTGTTCAGTACGCTCGCGAAAACAAGGTTCCGTACCTGGGTATCTGCCTGGGCATGCAAGTGGCGGTCATCGAGTTCGCTCGTAACGTCATGGGCTGGAAAGACGCCAACTCCACCGAGTTCGATCGCGCCAGCGGTCACCCGGTCGTGGGTCTGATCACCGAGTGGGAAGACGCTACCGGCGCTGTTGAAGTGCGTACCGAAACATCCGATCTGGGCGGCACCATGCGCCTGGGTGCTCAGGAATGCCTGCTCGAAGCTGGCTCCAAGGTGCACGATTGCTACGGCAAGGATGTGATTGTCGAGCGTCACCGTCACCGCTACGAAGTGAACAACAACCTGCTGCCACAAATCATCGAAGCCGGCCTGAAAATCTCCGGTCGCTCCGCTGACGCCGCGCTGGTTGAAGTGGTCGAAGCCCCGGATCATCCATGGTTCGTCGCTTGCCAGTTCCACCCTGAGTTCACCTCGACGCCACGTGACGGTCACCCGCTGTTCAGCGGTTTCGTCAAGGCAGCGTTGGCACAACACCAGAAGAAGGCGTAA
- the kdsA gene encoding 3-deoxy-8-phosphooctulonate synthase codes for MAQKIIRVGNIEIANDKPMVLFGGMNVLESRDMAMQVCEEYVKVTEKLGIPYVFKASFDKANRSSVTSYRGPGLEEGMRIFQDIKQAFGVPIITDVHEPDQAAVVAEVCDIIQLPAFLSRQTDLVVAMAKTNAVINIKKAQFLAPQEMKHILNKCVEAGNDQLILCERGSSFGYNNLVVDMLGFGIMKQFEYPVFFDVTHSLQMPGGRSDSAGGRRAQVTDLAKAGMSQSLAGLFLEAHPDPDNAKCDGPCALRLDKLEPFLAQLKALDELVKSFPTVETA; via the coding sequence ATGGCACAGAAGATCATCCGCGTTGGCAACATCGAGATCGCCAACGACAAGCCCATGGTGCTGTTCGGCGGCATGAACGTGCTGGAAAGCCGCGACATGGCCATGCAAGTTTGCGAAGAGTACGTGAAGGTCACCGAGAAACTCGGTATCCCTTACGTGTTCAAGGCCAGTTTCGACAAGGCCAACCGATCTTCTGTGACCTCTTATCGTGGTCCTGGCCTGGAAGAGGGCATGCGCATCTTCCAGGACATCAAACAAGCCTTCGGCGTGCCGATCATCACCGACGTCCACGAGCCTGACCAGGCCGCGGTCGTCGCTGAAGTCTGCGACATCATCCAGCTGCCGGCCTTCCTGTCGCGCCAGACCGATCTGGTCGTCGCGATGGCCAAGACCAATGCAGTCATCAACATCAAGAAAGCCCAGTTCCTCGCGCCTCAGGAAATGAAACATATCCTGAACAAGTGCGTGGAAGCGGGTAACGATCAATTGATCCTCTGCGAGCGTGGTTCGAGCTTCGGCTACAACAATCTCGTGGTGGACATGCTCGGCTTCGGCATCATGAAGCAGTTCGAGTACCCGGTATTCTTCGACGTGACCCATTCGCTGCAAATGCCTGGCGGTCGTTCCGACTCCGCCGGCGGTCGCCGTGCACAGGTCACCGATCTGGCCAAGGCGGGCATGAGCCAGTCGCTGGCGGGGCTGTTCCTCGAAGCACACCCGGACCCGGACAACGCCAAATGCGACGGCCCTTGCGCCTTGCGTCTGGACAAACTGGAGCCATTCCTGGCCCAGCTCAAAGCCTTGGACGAACTGGTGAAGAGTTTTCCGACGGTAGAAACCGCGTAA
- the eno gene encoding phosphopyruvate hydratase, with the protein MAKIVDIKGREVLDSRGNPTVEADVLLDNGIIGSACAPSGASTGSREALELRDGDKSRYLGKGVLKAVANINGPIRDLLLGTDPSDQKALDHAMIKLDGTENKATLGANAILAVSLAAAKAAAQDQDLPLYAHIANLNGTPGVYSMPVPMMNIINGGEHADNNVDIQEFMVQPVGAKSFSEGLRMGTEIFHHLKAVLKARGLSTAVGDEGGFAPNLASNEDALKVISEAVANAGYKLGTDVTLALDCAASEFYEDGKYNLSGEGQVFTAEGFADYLKGLTERYPIISIEDGLDESDWAGWKILTDKIGEKTQLVGDDLFVTNTKILKEGIDKKIANSILIKFNQIGTLTETLEAIQMAKAAGYTAVISHRSGETEDSTIADLAVGTSAGQIKTGSLCRSDRVSKYNQLLRIEEQLNGKAKYNGRSEFRG; encoded by the coding sequence ATGGCAAAAATCGTCGACATCAAAGGTCGTGAAGTCCTCGACTCCCGTGGCAATCCCACCGTGGAAGCGGACGTGCTTCTCGACAACGGCATCATCGGCAGCGCTTGCGCGCCGTCCGGTGCATCCACTGGCTCGCGTGAAGCGCTTGAGCTGCGTGATGGCGACAAGAGCCGTTATCTGGGCAAAGGCGTATTGAAAGCAGTCGCCAACATCAACGGTCCGATCCGCGATCTGCTGCTGGGCACCGACCCAAGCGACCAGAAGGCGCTGGATCACGCGATGATCAAGCTCGACGGTACCGAAAACAAAGCGACCCTGGGCGCCAACGCCATCCTCGCCGTGTCCCTGGCTGCGGCCAAGGCGGCTGCACAGGATCAGGATCTGCCGTTGTACGCACACATCGCCAACCTGAACGGCACCCCGGGTGTGTACTCGATGCCGGTGCCGATGATGAACATCATCAACGGTGGCGAGCACGCCGATAACAACGTCGATATCCAGGAATTCATGGTGCAGCCGGTTGGCGCCAAGTCTTTCTCGGAAGGTCTGCGCATGGGCACCGAGATTTTCCATCACCTCAAAGCTGTGCTGAAGGCTCGTGGCCTGAGCACCGCCGTTGGCGACGAAGGCGGTTTCGCACCGAACCTGGCGTCCAACGAAGACGCGCTGAAAGTGATCTCCGAAGCTGTGGCCAACGCCGGTTACAAGCTGGGCACCGACGTGACCCTGGCACTGGACTGCGCAGCGAGCGAATTCTACGAAGACGGCAAGTACAACCTGTCCGGCGAAGGTCAGGTGTTCACCGCTGAAGGTTTCGCTGATTACCTCAAAGGTCTGACCGAGCGTTATCCAATCATCTCGATCGAAGACGGTCTGGACGAGTCCGACTGGGCAGGCTGGAAGATTCTCACCGACAAGATCGGCGAGAAGACTCAACTGGTGGGCGACGACCTGTTCGTGACCAACACCAAGATCCTGAAAGAAGGCATCGATAAAAAGATCGCCAACTCGATCCTGATCAAGTTCAACCAGATCGGCACCCTGACCGAAACCCTGGAAGCCATCCAGATGGCCAAGGCTGCCGGTTACACCGCCGTGATCTCGCACCGTTCGGGCGAAACCGAAGATTCGACCATTGCCGACCTGGCTGTGGGCACCTCGGCTGGCCAGATCAAGACCGGTTCGCTGTGCCGTTCCGACCGCGTTTCCAAGTACAACCAACTGCTGCGAATCGAAGAGCAGTTGAATGGCAAAGCCAAGTACAACGGTCGCTCCGAGTTCCGCGGCTGA
- the ftsB gene encoding cell division protein FtsB, with protein MRSPYWLFLVLLLLLAGLQYRLWVGNGSLAQVAELNQQIADQHAENEGLLERNRVMDAEVSELKKGMETVEERARHELGMVKDGETLYQLAQ; from the coding sequence ATGCGCAGTCCTTACTGGTTGTTTCTCGTTTTGCTCTTGCTGCTGGCCGGTCTGCAGTACCGTCTGTGGGTGGGCAATGGCAGTCTGGCGCAGGTCGCCGAGCTGAATCAGCAGATTGCTGATCAACACGCCGAGAACGAAGGTTTGCTGGAGCGCAACCGAGTGATGGATGCTGAAGTCAGCGAGTTGAAAAAGGGCATGGAGACCGTTGAAGAGCGGGCTCGTCACGAGTTGGGCATGGTCAAAGACGGCGAAACCCTTTACCAGTTGGCCCAATGA
- the ispD gene encoding 2-C-methyl-D-erythritol 4-phosphate cytidylyltransferase, producing MINSLPAFWAVIPAAGVGARMAADRPKQYLQLGGRTILEHSLGCFLDHPSLKGLVVSLAVDDPYWPNLACASDSRIQRVEGGSERSGSVLNALLHLHAQGADDEDWVLVHDAARPNLSRDDLDKLLAELADDPVGGLLAVPARDTLKRVDKHGRVVETVDRSVIWQAYTPQMFRLGALHRALADSLVADAVITDEASAMEWAGLAPRLIEGRADNLKVTRPEDLEWLRQRWANRR from the coding sequence ATGATCAATTCCCTTCCGGCCTTCTGGGCCGTGATTCCTGCCGCGGGCGTCGGTGCCCGAATGGCTGCGGACCGTCCCAAGCAATACCTGCAACTGGGCGGACGCACAATTCTCGAACACAGCCTCGGCTGTTTCCTTGACCACCCGAGCCTCAAGGGCCTGGTGGTCAGTCTTGCTGTAGATGATCCTTATTGGCCAAACCTGGCGTGCGCCAGCGATTCGCGGATTCAGCGCGTCGAGGGCGGCTCGGAGCGTTCCGGGTCGGTGCTCAATGCCTTGCTGCATTTGCATGCGCAAGGGGCCGACGATGAGGATTGGGTGCTGGTGCACGACGCGGCACGGCCCAACCTGAGTCGCGACGATCTGGACAAGCTGCTGGCTGAACTGGCGGATGACCCGGTCGGCGGTTTGCTCGCCGTGCCTGCGCGCGACACGCTCAAGCGCGTCGACAAGCACGGTCGCGTGGTCGAAACCGTTGACCGCAGCGTGATCTGGCAGGCCTACACGCCACAGATGTTCCGTCTCGGCGCGCTGCACCGGGCGTTGGCGGACAGTCTGGTGGCGGATGCCGTGATTACCGATGAAGCCTCGGCGATGGAGTGGGCGGGTCTGGCGCCGCGCCTGATCGAAGGGCGGGCGGACAATCTCAAGGTCACCCGGCCTGAAGATCTGGAATGGTTGCGTCAGCGCTGGGCCAATCGCCGCTGA
- a CDS encoding LysR substrate-binding domain-containing protein, with protein MSENRWEGIDEFVAVAECSQFTAAAERLGVSSSHISRQIVRLEERLQTRLLYRSTRRVTLTEAGQTFLQHCQRLQDGREEALRAVGDLTSEPKGMLRMTCAVAYGERFIVPLVTRFMGQYPQLRVDIELSNRQLDLVHEGLDLAIRLGRLQDSRLVATRLAPRRMYLCASPSYLERYGRPHSLSELSRHNCLIGSSDLWQLEQNGREFSQRVQGNWRCNSGQAVLDAALQGVGLCQLPDYYVLEHLHNGALISLLEAHQPPNTAVWALYPQQRHLSPKVRKLVDFLKEGLAERPEYRS; from the coding sequence ATGTCCGAAAACCGCTGGGAAGGTATCGACGAGTTCGTCGCCGTCGCCGAATGCAGCCAATTCACCGCAGCAGCAGAACGCCTTGGGGTTTCTTCCTCGCACATCAGTCGACAAATCGTACGATTGGAGGAGCGCTTGCAGACGCGTCTGCTTTATCGCAGTACCCGTCGCGTCACCCTGACCGAGGCCGGACAGACCTTTCTGCAGCATTGCCAACGCCTGCAGGACGGTCGCGAAGAAGCCCTGCGCGCAGTCGGCGACCTGACCAGCGAGCCCAAAGGCATGCTGCGCATGACCTGCGCCGTAGCCTACGGCGAGCGGTTCATCGTGCCGCTGGTGACGCGGTTCATGGGCCAATACCCGCAATTGCGCGTCGACATCGAACTGAGCAACCGCCAGCTCGATCTGGTGCATGAGGGGCTGGATCTGGCGATCCGCCTCGGCCGGCTGCAGGATTCGCGACTGGTCGCCACGCGGCTGGCGCCACGGCGCATGTACCTGTGTGCGTCACCGTCCTACCTGGAAAGGTACGGTCGCCCACACAGTTTGTCGGAACTGAGTCGGCACAATTGCCTGATCGGCAGTTCGGACTTGTGGCAACTGGAACAGAACGGGCGGGAATTTTCCCAGCGCGTACAGGGAAACTGGCGCTGCAACAGTGGGCAAGCGGTGCTGGATGCGGCGCTGCAAGGGGTCGGCCTGTGTCAGTTACCGGACTATTACGTGCTGGAGCATTTGCACAACGGGGCGCTGATTTCGCTGCTGGAGGCGCATCAGCCGCCGAATACGGCGGTGTGGGCGTTGTATCCGCAGCAACGGCATCTGTCGCCGAAGGTGCGCAAGCTGGTGGATTTTTTGAAGGAAGGGTTGGCTGAGCGGCCCGAATATCGGAGCTAA
- a CDS encoding S-(hydroxymethyl)glutathione dehydrogenase/class III alcohol dehydrogenase: protein MIKSRAAVAFEAKKPLEIVEVDVAMPKAGEVLLRVVASGVCHTDAYTLSGADPEGIFPSILGHEGGAIVEAIGEGVTSVAVGDHVIPLYTPECGQCKFCKSGKTNLCQAIRATQGKGLMPDGTSRFSYKGETIFHYMGTSTFSEYTVLPEISVAKISKDAPLEKVCLLGCGVTTGIGAVLNTAKVKPGDTVAIFGLGGIGLSAVIGAVKAKAARIIAIDINPAKFEIAKQLGATDCVNPKDFDRPIQEVIVDMTDGGVDFSFECIGNVQLMRAALECCHKGWGESVIIGVAGAGQEIATRPFQLVTGRVWRGSAFGGVRGRTELPSYVDMAQSGEIPLDTFITHTMGLEDINKAFDLMHEGKSIRTVIHF from the coding sequence ATGATCAAGTCGCGCGCCGCCGTTGCCTTCGAGGCCAAGAAGCCGCTGGAAATCGTAGAAGTCGATGTCGCCATGCCCAAGGCCGGTGAAGTGTTGCTGCGCGTGGTGGCCTCCGGGGTTTGCCACACTGACGCCTACACCCTGTCCGGTGCTGACCCGGAAGGTATCTTCCCGTCGATCCTCGGCCATGAAGGCGGCGCTATCGTTGAAGCCATCGGCGAGGGCGTGACCTCGGTCGCCGTTGGTGATCACGTGATTCCGCTCTACACCCCGGAATGCGGCCAGTGCAAATTCTGCAAGTCGGGCAAGACCAACCTGTGTCAGGCGATTCGCGCCACCCAGGGCAAAGGCCTGATGCCGGACGGCACTTCGCGCTTTTCCTACAAGGGCGAAACGATTTTCCACTACATGGGCACCTCGACCTTCTCCGAGTACACCGTGCTCCCGGAAATCTCCGTAGCGAAAATCTCCAAGGACGCGCCGCTGGAAAAGGTCTGCCTGCTCGGTTGCGGCGTGACCACCGGTATCGGTGCGGTGCTCAACACCGCCAAGGTCAAGCCAGGTGACACCGTGGCGATCTTCGGTCTGGGCGGCATCGGTCTGTCGGCCGTCATCGGTGCGGTGAAAGCCAAGGCTGCGCGGATCATCGCCATCGACATCAACCCGGCCAAGTTTGAAATCGCCAAGCAACTGGGCGCGACTGACTGCGTGAATCCGAAGGATTTCGATCGACCAATCCAGGAAGTGATCGTCGACATGACCGATGGCGGCGTCGACTTCTCCTTCGAGTGCATCGGCAACGTGCAGCTGATGCGCGCAGCGCTTGAGTGCTGCCACAAGGGTTGGGGCGAATCGGTGATCATCGGCGTGGCCGGAGCCGGTCAGGAAATCGCTACCCGTCCGTTCCAGTTGGTGACCGGTCGCGTCTGGCGCGGTTCGGCGTTCGGCGGCGTGCGTGGTCGTACCGAGTTGCCAAGCTATGTCGACATGGCCCAGAGCGGCGAGATCCCGCTGGATACCTTCATCACCCACACCATGGGTCTGGAAGATATCAACAAGGCCTTCGACCTGATGCACGAAGGCAAGAGCATCCGTACCGTCATTCATTTCTAA
- the fghA gene encoding S-formylglutathione hydrolase, which produces MSLENISCQKSFGGWHKRYRHRSDVLGCDMVFAVYLPPQAEQGGQLPVLYWLSGLTCTDENFMQKAGAMRMAAELGLIIVAPDTSPRGPDVPGDPDGAWDFGHGAGFYLNATQEPWSRHYRMHDYVVQELPALVEAHFPASDKRSISGHSMGGHGALVCALRNPGRYQSVSAFSPINNPMDCPWGQKAFSRYLGEDRSKWKEWDACALIAEAEEKLPLLVDQGDRDDFLENQLKPEALQQAAKQAGHPLTLRLQPGYDHSYFFIASFIDDHLQHHARALRG; this is translated from the coding sequence ATGAGTCTGGAAAACATCTCCTGTCAGAAAAGTTTCGGCGGTTGGCACAAGCGCTATCGCCATCGCTCCGACGTGCTCGGCTGCGACATGGTGTTTGCCGTGTACCTGCCGCCGCAAGCAGAGCAGGGCGGTCAGTTGCCGGTGCTGTACTGGTTGTCGGGGTTGACCTGCACCGACGAGAACTTCATGCAGAAGGCCGGGGCGATGCGCATGGCGGCCGAACTCGGGCTGATCATCGTCGCGCCGGACACCAGCCCGCGTGGCCCGGATGTGCCGGGTGACCCGGATGGCGCCTGGGACTTCGGCCACGGCGCCGGGTTCTACCTGAATGCCACACAGGAACCGTGGTCGCGGCACTATCGGATGCATGACTACGTCGTGCAGGAATTGCCTGCACTGGTTGAAGCGCATTTCCCGGCCTCGGACAAGCGCAGCATCAGCGGCCACTCCATGGGCGGCCACGGGGCGTTGGTCTGCGCGCTGCGCAATCCGGGGCGTTACCAGTCGGTGTCGGCGTTTTCGCCGATCAACAACCCGATGGATTGTCCGTGGGGGCAGAAGGCGTTCTCCCGTTACCTGGGTGAAGACCGCTCCAAGTGGAAAGAATGGGATGCCTGCGCGCTGATCGCAGAGGCCGAAGAGAAACTGCCATTGTTGGTGGACCAGGGCGATCGCGATGATTTCCTCGAAAACCAGCTCAAGCCCGAGGCTCTGCAACAAGCGGCAAAACAAGCGGGTCATCCGCTGACGTTGCGCCTGCAACCGGGCTACGACCACAGCTATTTCTTCATCGCAAGCTTCATTGACGACCACTTGCAGCATCACGCACGCGCCCTGCGCGGTTAA
- the ispF gene encoding 2-C-methyl-D-erythritol 2,4-cyclodiphosphate synthase, with translation MRIGHGYDVHRFAEGDFITLGGVRIAHGFGLLAHSDGDVLLHALSDALLGAAALGDIGKHFPDTDPQFKGADSRVLLRHVVALIHAKGWKIGNVDNTIVAQAPKMAPHIESMRALIAADLQVELDQVNVKATTTEKLGFVGREEGIAVHSVALLLRA, from the coding sequence ATGCGTATTGGCCACGGCTACGATGTGCACCGTTTCGCTGAAGGCGATTTCATTACTCTGGGCGGCGTGCGCATTGCACACGGCTTCGGGCTGCTCGCTCACTCCGACGGTGACGTCCTGCTGCACGCCTTGAGCGATGCCTTGCTCGGCGCCGCTGCGCTGGGCGATATCGGCAAACACTTTCCGGACACCGACCCGCAATTCAAGGGCGCTGACAGTCGTGTGCTGCTGCGTCATGTGGTCGCGCTGATCCATGCCAAGGGCTGGAAAATCGGTAACGTCGATAACACCATCGTTGCCCAGGCGCCGAAAATGGCCCCGCATATCGAATCGATGCGCGCGTTGATCGCCGCCGATCTTCAAGTTGAGTTGGATCAAGTGAACGTGAAAGCTACCACCACCGAAAAGCTTGGCTTTGTCGGTCGCGAAGAAGGCATCGCCGTGCATTCCGTTGCCTTGTTGCTGCGCGCATGA
- the truD gene encoding tRNA pseudouridine(13) synthase TruD: protein MNELQLLGPRAYGEPLGTAVLKAIAEDFQVDEVLDIPFSGDGEHLWIWVEKRGLNTEEAARRIAKAAGVPLRTVSYAGLKDRQALTRQWFSVQLPGKADPDLSAAENDTLKILKTTRHKRKLQRGAHSANGFTLRLTQFAGDKEAIEQRLQLIVKQGIPNYFGAQRFGHDGGNVVDARAWAARKALPEQRNVRSRLLSTARSFLFNQVLAARVADGTWQQAQVGDLLAFTDSRSFFPAGVAECSDPRLAILDLHPTGPQWGEGDSPAAGAVHDLEQGIAEREADLRDWLINAGMSHERRILRLPIGGLSWHYPQPDILQLEFVLPAGCFATVLVRELVDLVPVGQTDSPCVF from the coding sequence ATGAACGAACTGCAATTGCTTGGCCCACGCGCCTATGGCGAACCCCTGGGTACTGCGGTACTGAAAGCCATCGCGGAAGATTTTCAGGTCGATGAAGTGCTCGACATCCCGTTCAGCGGCGATGGCGAACACCTGTGGATCTGGGTGGAAAAACGCGGCCTGAACACCGAAGAAGCAGCGCGGCGGATTGCCAAGGCGGCCGGCGTGCCATTACGCACCGTCAGCTATGCGGGGCTCAAGGATCGGCAGGCGCTGACCCGCCAGTGGTTCAGCGTGCAACTGCCGGGCAAGGCTGATCCGGATCTGTCGGCAGCGGAAAACGACACGCTGAAGATCCTCAAGACCACGCGCCACAAGCGCAAGCTGCAACGCGGCGCGCATTCGGCCAACGGCTTTACCTTGCGCCTGACCCAGTTCGCCGGCGACAAGGAGGCGATCGAGCAGCGTCTGCAACTGATCGTCAAACAAGGCATCCCCAATTATTTCGGCGCCCAGCGTTTCGGCCATGACGGCGGCAACGTCGTTGATGCGCGTGCCTGGGCCGCGCGCAAGGCGCTGCCGGAGCAGCGCAATGTGCGCTCGCGGCTGCTGTCGACGGCGCGCAGTTTTCTGTTCAATCAAGTGCTGGCGGCGCGGGTGGCTGATGGCACCTGGCAGCAGGCGCAGGTTGGCGATCTGCTGGCGTTCACCGACAGCCGCAGTTTTTTCCCGGCGGGTGTTGCCGAATGCAGCGATCCGCGCCTGGCGATTCTCGACCTGCACCCGACCGGGCCGCAGTGGGGCGAAGGTGACTCACCGGCCGCCGGCGCTGTCCATGATCTGGAGCAGGGGATTGCCGAGCGTGAAGCGGATCTGCGCGATTGGTTGATCAATGCCGGAATGAGCCACGAACGTCGCATCCTGCGGCTGCCCATTGGCGGGTTGTCGTGGCATTATCCCCAGCCTGACATTCTGCAACTGGAATTCGTCCTCCCGGCCGGATGCTTCGCCACCGTATTGGTGCGCGAGCTCGTTGATCTGGTGCCGGTGGGGCAGACGGACAGCCCATGCGTATTCTGA
- the surE gene encoding 5'/3'-nucleotidase SurE, with protein sequence MRILISNDDGVTAPGLAALYAALADYTECVVIAPEQDKSGASSSLTLDRPLHPQYLANGFISLNGTPTDCVHLGLNGLLEREPDMVVSGINLGANLGDDVLYSGTVAAALEGRFLERPSFAFSLCSRQVDNLATAAHFARKLVEAHAGLDLPPRTVLNVNIPNLPIDHIRGIQLTRLGHRARAAAPMKVVDPRGKAGYWIAAAGDAEDGGPGTDFHAVMQGYVSITPLQLDRTFNDAFRNLDGWLEGLR encoded by the coding sequence ATGCGTATTCTGATTTCTAACGACGATGGGGTAACCGCACCCGGTCTCGCCGCGCTTTATGCTGCGCTGGCGGATTACACCGAATGCGTGGTTATCGCCCCGGAGCAGGACAAAAGCGGCGCCAGCAGTTCGCTGACGCTCGACCGTCCGTTGCACCCGCAATACCTGGCCAACGGTTTCATCAGTCTCAACGGTACGCCGACCGACTGCGTGCACCTGGGCCTCAACGGCCTGCTGGAGCGCGAGCCGGACATGGTGGTTTCCGGGATCAACCTCGGCGCCAACCTTGGCGATGACGTGCTGTATTCCGGCACCGTGGCGGCAGCCCTTGAAGGGCGCTTTCTCGAGCGGCCCTCGTTTGCCTTCTCGCTGTGTTCGCGACAGGTGGACAATCTGGCGACAGCGGCACATTTCGCGCGCAAACTGGTCGAGGCCCACGCCGGGCTGGACCTGCCGCCGCGCACGGTGCTGAACGTGAACATCCCCAATCTGCCGATCGACCACATTCGTGGCATTCAGCTGACCCGTCTGGGCCATCGCGCCCGCGCGGCGGCACCGATGAAAGTGGTCGATCCGCGTGGCAAGGCCGGTTACTGGATTGCCGCTGCCGGGGATGCCGAAGATGGCGGCCCGGGCACTGACTTTCATGCGGTGATGCAGGGTTATGTGTCGATCACGCCATTGCAGCTCGATCGCACCTTCAACGACGCCTTCAGGAATCTGGACGGCTGGCTGGAGGGACTGCGCTGA
- a CDS encoding protein-L-isoaspartate(D-aspartate) O-methyltransferase, translated as MTSQRTRERLIQRLYEEGLSNAKVLEVIRRTPRHLFVDEALAHRAYEDTALPIGHNQTISQPYMVARMSELLLEAGPLDKVLEIGTGSGYQTAVLSQLVERVFSVERIKVLQDRAKERLVELNLRNVVFRWGDGWEGWPALAPYNGIIVTAVATDVPQALLDQLAPGGRMVIPVGSGEVQQLMLIVREEHGFSRHVLGAVRFVPLLNGPLA; from the coding sequence ATGACGTCGCAGCGCACGCGTGAACGTCTGATCCAGCGTCTTTATGAAGAAGGCCTGTCCAACGCCAAGGTGCTGGAAGTGATCCGCCGTACACCGCGTCATCTGTTTGTCGATGAAGCGCTGGCGCACCGCGCCTATGAAGACACCGCGCTGCCGATCGGCCACAACCAGACCATCTCCCAGCCTTATATGGTGGCGCGCATGAGCGAGCTGCTGCTGGAGGCGGGCCCGTTGGACAAGGTGCTGGAAATCGGTACCGGTTCGGGCTATCAGACGGCGGTGCTGTCGCAACTGGTTGAACGGGTGTTCTCGGTCGAGCGCATCAAGGTCCTGCAGGACCGGGCCAAGGAGCGCCTGGTCGAACTGAACCTGCGCAACGTGGTGTTCCGCTGGGGCGATGGCTGGGAAGGCTGGCCGGCGCTGGCGCCGTACAACGGCATCATTGTCACGGCGGTCGCGACCGATGTGCCGCAGGCGTTGCTCGATCAACTGGCTCCAGGTGGGCGGATGGTGATTCCGGTCGGCTCGGGAGAAGTGCAGCAATTGATGCTGATCGTGCGTGAAGAACATGGCTTTTCCCGTCACGTTCTGGGGGCGGTGCGCTTCGTGCCATTGCTCAATGGCCCGCTGGCCTGA